One region of Lebetimonas natsushimae genomic DNA includes:
- the ispG gene encoding flavodoxin-dependent (E)-4-hydroxy-3-methylbut-2-enyl-diphosphate synthase: MIKRYPTRKIKIRNVEIGGDAPISVQSMTYSKTKDINSTLEQINRLYFAGADLVRVAVLDDEDAKALKTIVEKSPLPVIADIHFNYKLGLEAAKYVDALRINPGNIGGKERVREIVKACKERNLPIRIGVNAGSLEDHLENKYGQTPKAMVESALWHIKFLEDLDFFDIKVSLKASDVLRTVEAYRKLRPLVDYPFHLGVTEAGTKFHATIKSAAAFGALLLDGIGDTLRVSITGELEEEIKVAKAILQDLGLIKGVNIISCPTCGRIEVDLPPIVEAVEKATKDIKVPLNLSVMGCVVNALGEAKEADLAIACGKGYGLILKKGEIIGKYKEKELLSKFLEEINKYVKENK; the protein is encoded by the coding sequence ATGATTAAAAGATATCCTACAAGAAAAATTAAAATAAGAAATGTGGAAATAGGAGGGGATGCCCCAATTTCCGTTCAATCTATGACCTATTCAAAAACAAAAGATATAAATTCTACTCTTGAGCAGATTAACAGGCTTTATTTTGCGGGTGCTGATTTGGTTAGGGTGGCTGTTTTGGATGATGAGGATGCAAAAGCTTTAAAAACTATTGTTGAAAAATCGCCTCTTCCTGTTATCGCTGATATTCATTTTAATTATAAATTAGGTTTGGAAGCTGCTAAATATGTTGATGCGCTTAGAATTAACCCGGGAAATATTGGTGGAAAAGAAAGGGTTAGAGAAATAGTAAAAGCTTGTAAAGAAAGAAATCTGCCCATTAGAATTGGTGTAAATGCCGGAAGTTTGGAAGATCATCTGGAAAATAAATACGGACAGACCCCGAAGGCAATGGTTGAAAGCGCCCTTTGGCATATTAAATTTTTAGAAGACTTGGATTTTTTTGATATAAAAGTTTCACTTAAAGCTAGTGATGTGTTAAGAACCGTTGAAGCCTACAGAAAATTGAGACCTCTTGTTGATTATCCTTTTCATTTGGGAGTTACGGAAGCTGGGACAAAGTTTCATGCAACTATAAAAAGTGCAGCGGCATTTGGAGCTTTGCTTCTTGATGGGATAGGGGATACTTTAAGGGTTTCAATTACGGGCGAACTTGAGGAGGAGATAAAAGTTGCAAAGGCAATTTTGCAGGATTTAGGTTTAATTAAAGGTGTTAATATAATTTCCTGTCCCACATGTGGAAGAATAGAAGTTGATTTACCTCCTATTGTAGAGGCTGTAGAAAAAGCCACAAAAGATATAAAAGTACCTCTTAATCTGTCTGTTATGGGTTGTGTAGTAAATGCATTAGGGGAGGCTAAAGAAGCGGATTTAGCAATTGCATGTGGAAAAGGATATGGACTTATTTTAAAAAAAGGTGAAATTATAGGAAAATACAAAGAAAAAGAGTTACTTTCAAAATTTTTGGAAGAAATAAACAAATATGTTAAGGAGAATAAATGA
- a CDS encoding 4-hydroxy-3-methylbut-2-en-1-yl diphosphate synthase, which translates to MSATTMIYIVALLSVSLAVIFLLLILKPNKVTKEKLEKILGDEALKNLKNAKDETEMKQIIRNLPKKTRTKLKVLLESQDIREAIKAINEHIRN; encoded by the coding sequence ATGAGCGCTACTACAATGATATACATAGTAGCATTATTAAGTGTTTCATTGGCGGTTATATTTTTATTATTAATTTTGAAGCCAAATAAAGTTACAAAAGAAAAATTGGAAAAAATTTTAGGAGATGAAGCTCTAAAAAATCTTAAAAATGCAAAAGATGAAACTGAAATGAAACAAATAATCAGAAATTTACCAAAAAAAACAAGAACAAAACTTAAAGTTTTGTTAGAATCTCAGGATATAAGAGAAGCTATCAAAGCTATAAATGAACATATTAGAAATTAA
- a CDS encoding replicative DNA helicase: protein MNLYNLDIERGILSAIIFDGKVYEDVAAILKPKDFYLPFHQYLFETMEDLYHKDMPIDEIFLRDLLVKKKKFDEEAFLEILGTAPIEAVEIYAKEIKDLSVKRELIHLATEIKKTVLEEDKRAIEEVEEIQSKLFTIATSNLSGDFKDSNKIINETIDYIKKQVSKQNKIVTGLDTGFVELNRMTSGFNEGDLIIIAARPSMGKTAFALNLAFNVLKQDKGVAIFSLEMPAEQLMLRMISAASKIPLQDLRRGNLNDEEWTKLTEISDYLSDKPLFVDDEGSVNIHTIRAKLRKLKAQNPNISLAIIDYLQLITSDIRERHLAIAEISRSLKLLARELQIPIIALSQLNRALESRPNKRPMLSDLRESGAIEQDADIIMFIYRDDVYKALEAKQKQKEALEKGKAVEIDFKEKEVEDAEIIIGKQRNGPTGTVEMLFHKKYTLFTDKVSEVTEIEHTEATIDIPNI, encoded by the coding sequence TTGAATTTATATAATTTAGATATCGAAAGAGGAATTCTAAGCGCAATAATATTTGACGGAAAAGTTTATGAAGATGTGGCGGCTATACTTAAGCCGAAAGATTTTTACCTTCCTTTTCACCAGTACCTTTTTGAGACAATGGAAGATCTCTATCATAAAGATATGCCAATTGATGAAATATTTTTAAGGGATTTACTTGTTAAAAAGAAAAAATTTGATGAAGAGGCTTTTTTGGAAATTTTAGGTACTGCTCCGATTGAAGCAGTTGAAATATATGCAAAAGAGATAAAAGATTTATCGGTAAAAAGGGAGCTTATTCATTTAGCAACTGAAATTAAAAAAACAGTTTTGGAAGAAGATAAAAGGGCAATTGAAGAAGTAGAAGAGATTCAAAGTAAACTTTTTACAATTGCGACCTCTAATCTTTCAGGCGATTTTAAAGATTCAAATAAAATAATAAATGAAACTATTGATTATATTAAAAAACAGGTTTCAAAACAGAATAAAATAGTGACAGGTCTTGATACAGGTTTTGTGGAACTTAACAGAATGACAAGCGGTTTCAATGAGGGGGATTTGATAATTATTGCTGCTAGGCCTTCTATGGGTAAAACGGCTTTTGCCCTTAATCTTGCCTTTAATGTTTTAAAACAGGATAAGGGAGTTGCAATATTTTCTCTTGAAATGCCGGCAGAACAGCTTATGCTTAGAATGATAAGTGCGGCCAGTAAAATACCTCTTCAGGATTTAAGAAGGGGTAATTTAAATGATGAAGAGTGGACCAAACTTACCGAAATCAGTGATTATTTAAGTGATAAACCTCTGTTTGTAGATGATGAAGGCAGTGTAAACATTCATACAATAAGGGCAAAACTCAGAAAACTAAAAGCCCAAAATCCGAACATTTCTTTGGCTATAATAGATTATCTGCAGCTTATTACTTCTGACATTAGAGAAAGACATCTGGCAATTGCGGAAATAAGCAGAAGTTTAAAACTACTAGCCAGGGAACTTCAAATTCCGATAATTGCCCTGTCCCAGTTAAACAGGGCGCTTGAAAGCAGGCCTAACAAACGGCCAATGTTGAGCGATCTTAGAGAATCAGGAGCAATTGAACAGGATGCGGATATAATTATGTTTATTTACCGGGATGATGTGTATAAAGCCCTAGAGGCTAAACAAAAACAAAAAGAGGCACTTGAAAAGGGTAAAGCGGTTGAAATTGATTTTAAGGAAAAAGAAGTTGAAGATGCGGAAATAATTATCGGAAAACAAAGAAACGGACCGACAGGTACTGTTGAAATGTTATTCCATAAAAAATATACCTTATTTACAGATAAGGTTAGTGAGGTAACTGAAATTGAACATACGGAAGCCACTATCGATATTCCTAATATTTAG
- a CDS encoding ComEC/Rec2 family competence protein, translated as MLKIKSRNFSFYTINRSNLKNLLNENISIKIFTKNISFKDYLFGFFAPSFDLKLKDVSFLEKYIEFQHKDKKITNLYKALYFGRSIDYDTRQKLSTLGISHLFALSGLHLGVLSGILFLILSPFYKFFQQRFFPFRNRFFDLGIVVFFVEFLYLYFTNFPPSLVRAFIMEIVIFISLVYLEKEPLKILFFTFLASLLIFFEKVFSIGYFLSFIGVYYIFLFIKYFKINFVNTLILSFYMYMMMFVIGHFFFYNFNYYQLLSPIVNILFSVFYPVSIFVHFIGIGDLFDNLIKWYLNLGEKYYYVKIHDFTLTVFLFLSLIAYYRKWAFYGINALALSILLYIIL; from the coding sequence GTGTTAAAAATAAAATCTAGAAATTTTTCATTTTATACAATAAACAGGTCTAATTTAAAAAATTTACTTAATGAAAATATAAGTATTAAAATTTTTACCAAAAATATTTCTTTTAAAGACTATCTTTTTGGATTTTTTGCACCTAGTTTTGATTTAAAATTAAAAGATGTCAGTTTTTTAGAAAAATATATTGAATTTCAGCATAAAGATAAAAAAATTACTAATCTTTATAAAGCTTTGTATTTTGGAAGATCTATTGATTATGATACAAGACAAAAACTGAGTACTCTTGGAATTTCTCATCTTTTTGCACTTAGTGGGCTTCATTTGGGGGTTTTAAGCGGAATTTTATTTTTAATTTTATCTCCTTTTTATAAATTTTTTCAACAACGATTTTTCCCGTTTAGAAACAGGTTTTTTGATTTGGGAATAGTAGTTTTTTTTGTAGAATTTTTATATTTATATTTTACTAATTTTCCCCCTTCTCTTGTGAGGGCTTTTATAATGGAGATAGTTATTTTTATAAGTCTGGTTTATCTGGAAAAAGAGCCGTTGAAAATACTTTTTTTTACTTTTTTGGCAAGCTTGCTGATTTTTTTTGAAAAGGTTTTCAGTATAGGATATTTTCTGAGTTTTATAGGTGTTTATTATATTTTTCTGTTTATTAAATATTTTAAAATAAATTTTGTAAATACTCTGATTTTAAGTTTTTATATGTATATGATGATGTTTGTGATTGGGCATTTTTTCTTTTATAATTTTAATTATTATCAGCTTTTGTCCCCAATTGTCAATATTCTGTTTTCTGTTTTTTATCCGGTAAGTATTTTTGTTCATTTTATAGGAATTGGAGATTTGTTTGATAATTTGATAAAATGGTATTTAAATTTAGGAGAGAAATATTATTATGTTAAGATACATGATTTTACTTTAACTGTTTTTTTATTTTTAAGTTTAATTGCTTATTACAGAAAATGGGCTTTTTATGGTATAAATGCATTAGCATTGAGTATTTTATTATATATTATTTTGTAA